ATATAACCCAAAAAGCTGGAATTCCTATACCCTGCGAATAAGTGAATATGAAGTTTTTTCAAGCCCGGTAGAATATTTTCCATCAGGTTTATATGTCTCGCCTGTTTTAAACTGCAAACAGCCTGTAAAACTGGAATCAATTTCGTTTAATCAAGAACCTGAAGGAGATATTCCTCCAAACACATCCATTGAACTTACAGTAAAGTCGGGGACCAATAATAACTTATCAGGAACCAAAGCGATAAATACATGGAAATTTGAGAATAATAATATCCCTAAAAGCATCGATTTACCCGGTAATCATACAGGCAACCAGTATTTTCAATATCTTGTAAAACTAAACACGGGTATTTCTTACCTTACCCCGGTATTCAGCGATTTAAACCTTGTCCATAAAACCCCTTCCGAACTTTATTCCGATGCGAGCTATTTTTATGATATTGAAAAATACGAAGAGGCTTTAAAAAACATAAATATTCTTAATGAAAACTTCTCCACCCAGACGTGGATAGACAAAGCCACAGTTGATTTAAAAACCGCCATTCTTCTGAAAATCGATGAAAAATCCCAAACTCTTTTTAATAAAGGGATACAATCGGCCAAAGAAAATAACCTGGAAATGGCACTAAGAATACTGCAAACAATTCTCATCCAATACCCTTCCAATAGTTTTAATGATAAGATAAAAAACCAAATTGAAGAGTTTGAGGCCCAGAAACAATACTATGAATTGATGGCCTCCTTTGAAAAAGACCCTGAAAACACAAGTGTAAAATTAAAAATCCTCTCAAATAATTTTATTAAAACCAGGTGGGGACAAATGGCCAGGGAAAAAGCTGAAGAATTTTTTGAAAAAAATATCAAAGTTTTATATGAACAGGGCATTGATCTTTTTAACAATAAAAAATTTATTGCGGCAAAAGGGATTTTTGAAAAACTAATTGAAAAATATCCTGCCAGTTCTTATATCCAGAAAGCTGAAATCCAGATACAGCTTTGTAATGATAAAATTCAGGAAGATATGTTCTTTAAGGCATCATCTTTATATAAAGAAGGCAATCTGGAAGAAGCCGAAGAGATACTTTTTGAAATAATTCAAATTAATCCCGAATCGGAATGGACCAGAAAACTGCAAAGCATGATAGAAAAAAAATAAATTTATGCCTTCTCCTTATATTAAATCAATACACCGGTTATTTCTTAAAAATCTCGCGGTTAAAAAAAATGAAAATATTCTGATATTCACAGACACCGATACAGGGGCGAATGATTATCCGCCCCTGCATTATAAAATTGCGAAATTAATCGCGGCTGAGGGTAAAAAATTTGCTAACATAATTTTCCATGCTTACCCTTCAACCGGATCGCATGGGGCAGAACCGCCAATCACCCTCTGGCAACTGGCATTTGGCAAGGAAATAATTAATGAATTTAGGAAACAAAAAATTCTCAGGCCGCTGCTAAATAAAACGGCTACAGAAAAACAAATAAAGATGGCACACGCAATAGTAGGGGCACAAAATCTTGTGCCCTTACATTCAAAAATCAACGCCGTTATCGCTCTCGCATGGTTTTCAACTACCCATACAAATTTCAGAAAACTCCTGACTCAATCATTCGGCATCCGCTATGCCAGCATGCCTCTTTTTGATGTTAAAATGCTTGCCGGGCCGATGAATGTAGATGTTAAAAAACTGTCCCGGGAAACTATTCTTCTGGCAAGATATTTAAGCAACGCGCATACGGCTGAGATTACCACTCCCGACGGGACAAACCTTCACTTCAGTTTAAAAGGAAGACAAGGGCATGCGGACACGGGTGTTTTAACAAAAGACGGCTCAATGAGCAACCTGCCCTGCGGCGAGGCATACATCGCGCCTGTTGAGGGAACAGCAAAAGGAAAACTTGTTGCCAGATTCAGCCAAACAAGAACTTTAAAAGAGCCTTTGATATTTGAAATTAAAGAAGGACATGTGAAAAAAATTTCGGGTGAGGAAAAAGACAAAAAAAGGCTGGAACAGGTATTTAAAAAATACCCGAAAGCGTGTGTTTTAGCTGAGTTTGGCATAGGGACCAACAAAAAGGCAAAGCGGCCGGACAACATATTAGAAGCAGAAAAAATCCTTGGCACCATTCATATTGCTTTTGGAGATAACTCAACATTCGGCGGCGTAAATAAAGTCCCGTTTCATGAAGATTTTGTAATCTTTAAACCAACGGTAAAACTGTATTTTCGCGGAAAAAAACCTTCCATCCTCATCAAACGGGGTAAAACTATAATAGAGTAACCAGTGTTCTGTAAATTAATTTAACAGTGTTTTGGCGACGTTATAATTTATATCTGGTCGCGAATTTCAAGATATCTTTCTTTACCTAATACCCCGAATTTTTTATCAGGAAAAGCTTTTAGAGAAAGCGTCAGCCAGAATTCTACTTCTTCCGGGACCCCGATTTTTTCCACTTGTTTTCTTATTGAAAACTCTGCTTCCCAGCAATGAAGATCCCGTTTTAGGGCAATTTTATATTTCTCAAGTTTAAAATCTTTTAAACGCGGAACATAAATATCATCGTTCCGGA
The nucleotide sequence above comes from bacterium. Encoded proteins:
- a CDS encoding aminopeptidase; amino-acid sequence: MPSPYIKSIHRLFLKNLAVKKNENILIFTDTDTGANDYPPLHYKIAKLIAAEGKKFANIIFHAYPSTGSHGAEPPITLWQLAFGKEIINEFRKQKILRPLLNKTATEKQIKMAHAIVGAQNLVPLHSKINAVIALAWFSTTHTNFRKLLTQSFGIRYASMPLFDVKMLAGPMNVDVKKLSRETILLARYLSNAHTAEITTPDGTNLHFSLKGRQGHADTGVLTKDGSMSNLPCGEAYIAPVEGTAKGKLVARFSQTRTLKEPLIFEIKEGHVKKISGEEKDKKRLEQVFKKYPKACVLAEFGIGTNKKAKRPDNILEAEKILGTIHIAFGDNSTFGGVNKVPFHEDFVIFKPTVKLYFRGKKPSILIKRGKTIIE